The Thermus hydrothermalis genome window below encodes:
- a CDS encoding sugar phosphate isomerase/epimerase family protein: MDLRLALPLDQVLPQRNQLEALGVGLEVYLDPEHLEDDALFHRLAQELKEPVSAHLPFWNLDLLSPDPEVRALTLRRLLFGLERAAELGADRTVFHSGIPHGRTPEEAQARAERLAEKLRAVVRRAQALGIRLLLENTHEPSPEALQPLLAAYPEALGFCFDAAHARVFSATPKPEPWLALGPEHLHLNDTDGVYDRHWNLGQGVLDHARWLPPYLSLPLVLEVRGDPRASLAYLARLRQGLDVSLTEDR; this comes from the coding sequence ATGGACCTCCGCCTAGCCCTTCCCCTGGACCAGGTCCTACCCCAACGCAACCAACTGGAGGCGCTCGGGGTGGGCCTCGAGGTCTACCTGGACCCAGAGCACCTGGAAGACGACGCCCTTTTCCACCGCCTGGCCCAGGAGCTAAAGGAACCCGTTTCCGCCCACCTTCCCTTCTGGAACCTGGACCTCCTCTCCCCCGACCCCGAGGTGCGGGCCCTCACCCTAAGGCGCCTCCTCTTCGGCCTGGAACGAGCGGCAGAACTGGGCGCAGACCGGACGGTCTTCCACTCGGGCATTCCCCATGGCCGGACCCCCGAGGAGGCCCAGGCCCGGGCGGAGCGCCTGGCGGAAAAGCTCAGGGCGGTGGTACGGAGGGCGCAAGCCTTGGGCATCCGCCTTCTCCTGGAAAACACCCACGAGCCCAGCCCCGAGGCCTTGCAACCCCTTCTCGCCGCCTACCCAGAAGCCCTGGGCTTCTGCTTTGACGCCGCCCATGCCCGGGTGTTCAGCGCCACCCCAAAGCCCGAGCCCTGGCTTGCCCTCGGACCAGAGCACCTGCACCTCAACGACACCGACGGGGTCTACGACCGCCACTGGAACCTCGGGCAGGGGGTTTTGGACCATGCCCGCTGGCTCCCTCCCTACCTTAGCCTTCCCCTGGTTCTGGAGGTGCGGGGGGATCCCCGGGCTTCCCTGGCCTACCTGGCGCGCTTACGCCAAGGGCTTGACGTTTCCCTGACGGAGGACCGGTAG